Within the Rosa rugosa chromosome 2, drRosRugo1.1, whole genome shotgun sequence genome, the region TTTCCAAATTATCATTCTTTCCCAAGTTTTACTaaacaaaggaaaaataaaattgctTGAAATTTGAGAAAAAGGTTAAGAACTCATGAGGTCTAAGAAGTAGATACagaaacataaaagaaaagCACTTATTGCAAGAAAACTACCTTCTGAGGCCTATCAAAGACTATGGATCCTTTGTACTCGACCCATCCATCTCCATCCTTTGCTTGATGATATTGGCAGCAATCCTAATCCCACAACAGATCCAAACAATTATATCTCATGCAACAAACTGAAAAGTTGATAAGATAGACAGTGCACACTTAACAGTgttaaaatttgaaaaaataaaatataacaatATAATGTCTGACCTGACACCATCTAGCCTTGGTCTTACTTCTATTGGTGCACACCCATATATGAGAATTTCCACACTTGGTGCATTGTATACGTCGCGACTCTTCAGAACAATAACCTGGACCGTCCTGCTTACAGTAGAAGTATATTGACACAATCTTGATCAGACAAATTACAGAAACTAGCGTTTACTAACATTAGATAAGACACCCTACAAATGCAACTACTCTTTTAATATATGGAAATGAGTATTCATACCAGAGGACAAGTCAGACATTATATATTGTAAATGCATCATACTTGCCCAGCACGCAACTAAACATCACTAACCTGAGCTGAAGTAGCATAAGAGGTCTGGCACACGCTCTTAGTCTTTGATTCTTCCTTCCGCAATTGCTCATCATAATCTCTTTTCTTTATGGAATCCGAAAGAACCTAAAAACATATACCTTTGTGAGTAGCAGAGCAGGATTACAATGAAAACATTAACATCTCTAAGTAATAACTAGATAATTATATCAAAATCAAAAGTAGAATAAAAACAGTGCTTTATTTACACATACCTCATATGCACATTGAAGTCTCTTAAATGACTCACTTGCTAGTGCACTTCCCATATTTTTATCAGGATGCACAAGCATGGCCTATACAAGTTAACAGGCAATAATTGAGAAAGAGGAGATTAGTAAGCTTTTAAATAACAGCTCATAAATATATCCATAAATGACCCCACAAGAGAGAGTACTAAAACAAGTAACAACCCTGCATCACTAGGTTGAGAAGTAAACACGCATTCTCATCTTAAGTGTTTTAACCTTCATTGTTGAACAGATATCTAAAGGCTCAGGATTAGTCCCTTTACATGTACATTTATGGCATGCAGTGTTGTTAAGAAGTCAAACAAAACCAGAAATTAGACAGAATAATGTTTAAATGGCTAATGCAATATACATACAATCATGATTCACAGTCTATACCATAGCATGTCAAATTATATGGTAGGAGAATATCATTATAAGTAAATATTCTGTAATAAGATACTTAATGGGGACTTCTTTCTTAACTGTCAAATCAGATTATCTAGGCAACTAAGATGCATCTGACCCATGTGGCGCAGTTGTCAATATCTGATGGTTGATAAATCATTATTTAAGAACCTAATTAGAGGATGATTATATTCATAAAAAGACGGTACATAGATTCTAATAAATTTTCATTAGTCACTACTAGATGGTCCTAGAGTTTAGTCAAAGCGATTAAAGTACCTCCTCTCCCTCGAGTAATTATATAAAATTTAGTACATAGAAAGAGGGAGGAAAACAGATCTTATTAGTCATTCAATCCATCAGAAGAGAAATAATAAAGGAAATTTAATATTCACCTTCTTCCGGTATTCCTTTTTCAAAATTGCAGCATCAATTTTCTGGTGGCGAGGAAATCCCAGTGCTTCATAATGATTAATACTGCTTAGTATTTTTTGCATCTCATCAGCTGAACTTGTTTCCTCTTTGACCACCTTACTACTAGAACAGGATTCTTTCTCTATATTAATGACAGCTGAAGTAGCTGGCTTGCTCGATGATTTACATGAGTGCACCTTTTCAGGTTCATCAGTAGGAATAGAGTAATCACACTCTGTAGAAAAGTCATCTTCCATAACTTCTTCTGATTGTTTCTGCTCTTCAAAATGTGGGCTCTCAGTCACCTTATCAGACCATTGGAGAATATAATTTAATACATCGTTGGAAAAGAAGGCAAGGTTTATTGCGAGCAGAACCCCATGCCATCCAACTTGTACTTTGACACAATAAATAGCATATACGGTTGCCATCAAGACCACCAACCGTGCATGATTAAGGGAGAACAAATAACCTGCATTTGCATAGAATTTGAAGTAGGTTTATCATCATGCGAAAAGCACTTGAGGTCATCCGGGATTGACAGCACACACTATGAATGAAAGAGATGAAAATAAATGCAAATACATTACCAAATGCACATAAGACATGACTAAATGgggaaagtaaaaataaaatctaTGAGAAACTTAAGGTTTTATCTTTTATTTCAGGCCTTGTGTCTCCCCTCTGCCATAGAACCTTCACCACCAACCATCAGCAGAATGTAACTGGTTATCTAAGGGCATGTACTAGCCACCTAAAAAATTTGTTATTGTGAGAAGATAAAACTATATTCAGATTTTTCAATGTGAATCTAAGAGTTCAGGAATTTGTATTGAGCAAGTGAAAAAAGAGTTACTATGCACACCAACCCAGAAGCCCTCCCAGGCCGCTAGCCCATTGCTATACTGCAAGTTTTTCTCAGGCACATGTCACGCCTATGCAGCCTAAAGAAAAAGCAATAAAAACTTCTCATAAAGAAGGTTTCCAAAATCACCAGACAGATATAGGTGCTTTCTTTTCCATGAAAAATCCCCACAAAATTTGCAGAAAATCCATAGTCAAGGGGTCTGTATCGTGGAAACAAACTCCTCACGCTACCCAAGATAAAAGgagagcaaaaagaaaaaagaaggatACATATTGATGGTCAAGTAACAGTCAGCTATAGATGACCAGAATCTGTTTTCTGTTCATCACTTTTTGCTAAGCCGGTGAGTGGTAAGTATCTAGCTTGCATGCTTCATACAACATAAATAAATTGGCAACAGAGCTAGAGTGAAAAGAATGGTAGACACATTACACACTAAATAGGATAACACCATTGCATCATGTTACTGAAATTAAATTTAAGGTTCACAAGAAATCGAACATACCTCCAACTATAAATAATGTTCCTGTTATCCAAAAGTTAGCATACATCCATAAGATCAGAATAGCGAAGAGCCCTACAATAAAAATTCCGGGAGTGTATCCCAAGTAATGAACAGCAGCTCCAGCGGCTCCCTGAAATATTGGGCCCAACTGTAAGTGGCAGTTTTTCAAACTGTATTCTGCAGTTATGTATATTACTCATTCAAGTAAAGTATCTACTTTTGAGTTTCAAAATCCACTACTCTCACCTCATAGCTATCTATATTGTCACCTGATATCAGGATTTATGGCAATAAGTCTATGAAGGTTCGACAAAGTTAAAGAGTCAATCTAATGAGCAGGACCTATACATGCTGTTATCCCAAAAGTGGTATCTCATTGGCCTCCTAAAGAAAATCTTCCTGAAATAAAGCTGCTTCATATGACGACATTGAGTTACTACACATTAATCTCCTAGATTATTTGACACATAGATGAATTTCATTTTGAGGAAATGATTCCAAATGAAACACAATGTACAACAAAATAATACAAAAAGATTCAGCATTCGAGACAGTATATTCCAGTTGAATTAGAAGTTAAATCGAATTTCTTATAATTGTGTAAATCTCTGCAGAAACCAAACTACTCAGCTTTTTACTAATTGGGATTCTGTTGAGACCCGGGCTCTATTTCAAGGATCCACATAGATCAACCACCAAATGTTGGCCCCACTAGTGCTTTCCCAGAGGCCAACTAAAGGCATATCCTATATCATAAATTGCTCATCTGATTCACATTACTTCTAACCCCCTATACAAAATATCAATCGAATCCTTCCAAGGTATTAGAACTTTAAAAGTAATCATCATTCTTTGATGGGTTTGATGCTGTCACATATCAGTTCCACCTTGTACAACCCaattatctttttctttctttctttggtaAATGATTGAACCTATTAACCAAACGTACGGAAAAGCCCAGAAATCAGAGACAACCCAATTATCATTTCCCCATTTGTATGATCAAACTAAATTCCTAAAAAAGTTTTTATTGGACAATGAAAAGAAGATAATAACATACAACTATTAGGTAAACCAGAAGTCAAATCAGTGGCAGAAGAAAACAATTAAAAGATCAAGAGGTGAAAAGAAATGACAAGAAATCATACCATACTAAGAAGTACATAAACCAAGCAAGACATGGAAGTCAAACTGAGAAAGCAACTCCACATTATAAGAAGCAAAGCTGCAGAACCAAACCCTATAAATGACCGAAAGCCTCTTATAACACAGTCCCTCCAATAACACAACAACAAGAGCAACAGCCGCCCCATTCTGGAGCACCCACTGCACACCATCGGCCAATGCCGCTCTGCAAACATCCCCATTTTATCTCTATAGCCACTGACAACTGTTTTCGATCTAAAATAAACATGCTTCTGAGACTGCAGCCATTTCAGGCCTTGCTTGTATATCCCTATATCCTCCATCACTACAACCTCGTTGattcaacacacacacacacaccaattACTGCTTACTAGAGATGTTGCTATCTACAACCATGGATTCCAATCCAAAATCGGAAAAGACTCAAACTTTGTAATGCTAAACCATCAATGTAGTCCATAGAacagagaaaaaacaaaacccTGATCTGATATAATACCAAgctgcaaaagcaaaaaaaaaaaaagcctagcTCGAATTCACGGATTAAGAGCAAGATCTAGAAGCTCCCAACC harbors:
- the LOC133728541 gene encoding uncharacterized protein LOC133728541 produces the protein MEDIGIYKQGLKWLQSQKHVYFRSKTVVSGYRDKMGMFAERHWPMVCSGCSRMGRLLLLLLCYWRDCVIRGFRSFIGFGSAALLLIMWSCFLSLTSMSCLVYVLLSMGAAGAAVHYLGYTPGIFIVGLFAILILWMYANFWITGTLFIVGGYLFSLNHARLVVLMATVYAIYCVKVQVGWHGVLLAINLAFFSNDVLNYILQWSDKVTESPHFEEQKQSEEVMEDDFSTECDYSIPTDEPEKVHSCKSSSKPATSAVINIEKESCSSSKVVKEETSSADEMQKILSSINHYEALGFPRHQKIDAAILKKEYRKKAMLVHPDKNMGSALASESFKRLQCAYEVLSDSIKKRDYDEQLRKEESKTKSVCQTSYATSAQDGPGYCSEESRRIQCTKCGNSHIWVCTNRSKTKARWCQDCCQYHQAKDGDGWVEYKGSIVFDRPQKVEIPRAFVCAESKIFDVSEWAICQGMACRPNTHRPSFHVNMVGLEKTQRSHSSRFPWDLDAEMMDEDEEEFEVWLQQALASGLFCESSKRRKSWAPFKFHQLGKKQWRRTSC